The proteins below are encoded in one region of Enhydrobacter sp.:
- a CDS encoding VOC family protein, with protein sequence MAIKVLEIHHTGFRIDAEDRKMKALETFYTGVLGLERDPGRPTIPGIPGMWINVGEVGQIHLFGGAQPSPAAIGPGQDPTLPHVALAVADIIQTRAELDRMGVPYWQIEGLTSPDSLQVFLNDPCGNMVELHQIDKCNCRASNRVKA encoded by the coding sequence ATGGCGATCAAGGTCCTGGAAATCCACCACACCGGCTTCCGCATCGACGCGGAAGACCGGAAGATGAAGGCGCTGGAGACGTTCTACACCGGCGTGCTCGGCCTCGAACGCGATCCCGGCCGGCCGACCATTCCCGGCATCCCGGGCATGTGGATCAATGTCGGCGAGGTCGGCCAGATCCATCTGTTCGGCGGCGCCCAGCCTTCGCCGGCGGCGATAGGGCCGGGTCAGGATCCCACCCTGCCGCATGTCGCGCTGGCGGTGGCCGATATCATCCAGACCCGCGCCGAGCTCGACCGCATGGGCGTGCCCTACTGGCAGATCGAGGGGCTGACGAGCCCGGATTCGCTGCAGGTCTTCCTCAACGATCCGTGCGGCAACATGGTCGAGCTGCACCAGATCGACAAATGCAATTGCCGCGCGAGCAATCGCGTCAAGGCCTGA
- a CDS encoding gamma-glutamyl-gamma-aminobutyrate hydrolase family protein, with the protein MRKPVVGVIGSAHLINDRHNVQIVGQRNLRAVAEVAGALPLMFAGTPDITDIDALLGAVDGILLTGARANVHPSCFGVEPDARHEPYDPDRDAMALALIEACVERGVPLFGICRGLQEMNVAFGGSLHPEIRELPGRMNHRMPRLANGEIHPDPQVVFADRHEVRLAPQGEFARLLGCDTIRVNSLHGQGILEPGRRIVVEGVAEDGTIEAIRIADARSFALGVQWHAEYDPQRNPVNRTLFEAFGAALRDRRAGGAME; encoded by the coding sequence ATGAGAAAACCGGTGGTGGGCGTGATCGGAAGCGCCCACCTGATCAACGACCGTCACAATGTGCAGATCGTCGGCCAGCGCAATCTGCGCGCCGTCGCGGAGGTCGCGGGCGCGCTTCCGCTGATGTTCGCCGGCACGCCGGACATCACCGACATCGACGCCCTGCTCGGCGCCGTCGACGGCATCCTGCTGACCGGCGCGCGCGCCAACGTCCATCCGTCGTGCTTCGGCGTCGAGCCCGACGCCCGGCACGAACCCTACGACCCCGATCGCGATGCGATGGCGCTGGCGCTGATCGAGGCCTGCGTCGAGCGGGGCGTGCCGCTGTTCGGCATCTGCCGCGGGCTGCAGGAGATGAACGTCGCGTTCGGCGGCTCGCTGCATCCCGAGATCCGCGAGCTGCCGGGGCGCATGAACCATCGCATGCCGCGCCTGGCGAACGGCGAGATCCATCCCGATCCGCAGGTCGTGTTCGCCGACCGCCACGAGGTGCGGCTCGCGCCGCAGGGCGAGTTCGCGCGCCTTCTCGGCTGCGACACGATCCGGGTGAACTCGCTGCACGGCCAGGGCATTCTCGAGCCCGGCCGGCGGATCGTGGTCGAGGGCGTGGCGGAGGACGGCACGATCGAGGCGATCCGCATCGCCGACGCGCGATCGTTCGCGCTGGGCGTCCAGTGGCACGCCGAATACGATCCGCAACGCAACCCCGTCAACCGCACCCTGTTCGAGGCGTTCGGCGCGGCCCTGCGCGACCGCCGGGCCGGCGGTGCAATGGAATGA
- a CDS encoding DUF1326 domain-containing protein: MAQKTWELSGQYMESCNCDYLCPCIFTNPQASATHEHCTALMVYRIDRGRHREISLDGLKFALVIRSGRVMSDGGWIFGVVVDETANETQRQALAAIAGGTAGGPPQMIRDNLVSDFRGIEYRPIEFTADGLHRAASIPGVLAFAIDGVASRNRSGEPFYIDNTAHPANRRLALARASNLEVQGFGLALGLAGKGNNGHFAPFAWGA; this comes from the coding sequence ATGGCGCAGAAGACCTGGGAGCTGAGCGGCCAATACATGGAGAGCTGCAACTGCGACTATCTCTGCCCCTGCATCTTCACCAATCCGCAGGCTTCGGCGACGCACGAGCATTGCACGGCTCTCATGGTCTATCGCATCGATCGCGGCCGTCATCGCGAGATCTCGCTCGACGGCCTTAAGTTCGCGCTGGTCATCCGCTCCGGCCGCGTCATGTCGGACGGCGGCTGGATATTCGGCGTCGTCGTCGATGAAACCGCGAACGAAACGCAGCGACAGGCGCTCGCCGCCATCGCCGGCGGCACGGCCGGCGGGCCGCCGCAGATGATCCGCGACAATCTGGTGAGCGACTTCCGCGGCATCGAATACCGGCCGATCGAGTTCACGGCCGACGGCCTGCATCGCGCGGCGAGCATCCCGGGCGTGCTCGCCTTCGCGATCGACGGCGTGGCGTCGCGCAACCGCTCCGGCGAGCCGTTCTATATCGACAATACCGCGCACCCGGCGAACCGGCGGCTCGCGCTGGCGAGGGCCAGCAATCTCGAGGTGCAGGGCTTCGGTCTCGCCCTCGGCCTGGCCGGCAAGGGCAACAATGGGCATTTTGCGCCCTTCGCCTGGGGCGCCTGA
- a CDS encoding mandelate racemase/muconate lactonizing enzyme family protein, whose product MTTATLARVEAHVFRVPIGEPIRTSFGTMTERVAVFVRVEDSDGARGWGEIWSNFPTASAEHRALLFAEIVAPRALGQPLDDPPALWAAIDRGLHVLRLQSGDAGALSAATAGLDLAIHDLRARKRGLPLWRALGGTDDSSVPVYASGLNPGRAALETVERTRAAGYRAFKIKIGFGEETDLGTLRPVAKTLQRSERLMVDVNQGWDLGAACRMAPKLAEFGLGWIEEPLPADRPAAEWVQVAAAAPARLAGGENLRGAGAFQQAIDSGLLGVLQPDAAKWGGHSGCLPVARAALAAGRTYCPHFLGGAIGLMHSLHLLAAVRGPGLLEVDANPNPLREGLLAGVLDVTEGCVSLPNGQGLGLEPDLKPLANFRSLHIERHA is encoded by the coding sequence TTGACCACGGCCACGCTCGCGCGCGTCGAGGCGCATGTCTTCCGCGTTCCCATCGGGGAGCCGATCCGCACCTCCTTCGGCACCATGACCGAGCGGGTCGCGGTGTTCGTGCGCGTCGAGGATTCGGATGGCGCCCGCGGCTGGGGCGAGATCTGGTCCAACTTCCCGACCGCGTCGGCCGAACACCGCGCGCTGCTGTTCGCCGAGATCGTGGCGCCGCGCGCGCTCGGCCAGCCGCTCGACGATCCGCCGGCGCTGTGGGCGGCGATCGATCGCGGCCTGCACGTGCTGCGCCTGCAGAGCGGCGACGCGGGTGCGCTATCGGCCGCGACCGCCGGCCTCGACCTCGCGATCCACGATCTGCGGGCCCGCAAGCGCGGCCTGCCGCTGTGGCGCGCGCTCGGCGGCACCGACGATTCCTCGGTGCCCGTCTATGCCTCCGGTCTCAATCCCGGCCGGGCCGCGCTGGAAACGGTCGAACGCACGCGCGCCGCGGGTTATCGCGCCTTCAAGATCAAGATCGGGTTCGGCGAGGAGACCGACCTCGGCACGCTGCGACCGGTGGCGAAGACGCTCCAGCGCAGCGAGCGGCTGATGGTCGACGTGAACCAGGGCTGGGACCTCGGAGCCGCGTGCCGGATGGCGCCCAAGCTCGCCGAGTTCGGCCTCGGCTGGATCGAGGAGCCGCTGCCCGCCGACCGGCCGGCTGCGGAATGGGTCCAGGTCGCGGCGGCCGCGCCGGCGCGGCTGGCCGGCGGCGAGAACCTGCGCGGCGCCGGCGCCTTCCAGCAGGCGATCGACTCCGGCCTGCTGGGCGTTCTCCAGCCCGATGCCGCGAAATGGGGTGGCCATTCCGGCTGCCTGCCGGTCGCCAGGGCGGCGTTGGCCGCCGGCCGCACCTACTGTCCCCATTTCCTGGGCGGGGCGATCGGGCTGATGCACTCGCTGCATCTGCTGGCGGCGGTGCGCGGGCCGGGATTGCTCGAGGTCGACGCCAATCCCAATCCGCTGCGCGAAGGGCTCCTGGCCGGTGTTCTCGATGTGACCGAAGGCTGCGTATCACTTCCCAACGGGCAGGGACTCGGCCTAGAACCGGACTTGAAGCCGCTCGCGAATTTCAGAAGCCTCCATATCGAGCGGCACGCGTAA
- a CDS encoding metalloregulator ArsR/SmtB family transcription factor, with amino-acid sequence MSKARKTVLSDSHAAALADLFRLLGDATRLRIVVACLRTPLAVSEIAGRLGLSVSLVSHHLRLLKGARLVRAERQGKQVFYGADDEHVRRMVEDMLTHVAED; translated from the coding sequence ATGTCGAAGGCCAGGAAAACCGTTCTGTCCGACAGCCACGCCGCGGCGCTGGCCGATCTGTTCCGACTGCTGGGTGATGCCACGCGCCTGCGCATCGTCGTCGCCTGCCTGCGCACGCCGCTCGCCGTGTCGGAGATCGCCGGGCGACTGGGACTGTCGGTCTCGCTGGTGAGCCATCATCTGCGCCTGCTCAAGGGCGCCCGTCTGGTGCGGGCCGAGCGCCAAGGCAAGCAGGTCTTCTATGGCGCCGACGACGAACACGTCCGCCGCATGGTCGAGGACATGCTCACGCACGTCGCCGAGGACTGA
- a CDS encoding TauD/TfdA family dioxygenase translates to MTIAIAPIDPVGRAFFAGVVSGIDLRKPPTAAEVAAVHDGMDEFGVLVFHDQDIDDEQQLAFSRALGPLETATGDIAAPHERRVSMDLNDISNLDKNNKVVARDDRRRLFGLGNQLWHSDSSFKPVPAKYSILSARTIPPTGGNTEFADMRAAYDALDEATRREVHDLVCVHSQIFSRGILGFTDFTEEERAKWAPVRQRLVRRHPRTGRLSLYLSSHAGGIEGWPVPEARAFLRDLTEHATQRRFVYAHVWRPHDLVMWDNRVTMHRARRYDHTAVRDMRRTTLTNEVSSLDQAP, encoded by the coding sequence ATGACCATCGCCATTGCGCCCATCGATCCGGTCGGCCGGGCCTTCTTCGCGGGCGTCGTCTCCGGCATCGACCTCAGGAAGCCACCGACCGCGGCGGAAGTTGCCGCCGTCCACGACGGCATGGACGAATTCGGCGTGCTGGTGTTCCACGACCAGGACATCGACGACGAACAGCAGCTTGCCTTCAGCCGCGCGCTCGGACCGCTCGAGACGGCGACCGGCGACATCGCCGCCCCGCACGAGCGGCGTGTCAGCATGGACCTGAACGATATCTCCAATCTCGACAAGAACAACAAGGTGGTGGCGCGCGACGATCGGCGCCGCCTGTTCGGGCTCGGCAACCAGCTCTGGCACTCCGACAGCTCGTTCAAGCCGGTGCCGGCCAAGTACTCGATCCTGTCGGCGCGCACCATCCCGCCGACCGGCGGCAACACCGAGTTCGCCGACATGCGTGCGGCCTACGATGCGCTGGACGAAGCCACCAGGCGCGAGGTGCACGACCTCGTCTGCGTGCACAGCCAGATCTTTTCCCGCGGCATCCTGGGCTTCACCGACTTCACCGAGGAGGAGCGCGCCAAGTGGGCGCCGGTGCGCCAGCGCCTGGTGCGCCGCCATCCGCGCACGGGCCGGCTGTCGCTCTACCTCTCCAGCCACGCCGGCGGCATCGAAGGCTGGCCGGTGCCCGAGGCGCGCGCCTTCCTGCGCGATCTCACCGAGCACGCGACGCAACGCCGGTTCGTCTATGCCCATGTCTGGCGGCCGCACGATCTGGTGATGTGGGACAACCGCGTCACCATGCACCGCGCCCGCCGCTACGATCACACCGCGGTGCGCGACATGCGCCGCACCACGCTCACCAACGAAGTGTCGAGCCTCGACCAGGCGCCTTGA
- a CDS encoding 2-oxoglutarate and iron-dependent oxygenase domain-containing protein produces the protein MAATETIPVVDLGPYLAGEPGALDRTAKELHFALTEIGFYFIVNHGIAREKIRRVFDEVKRFHAQPLEKKLALKIDEHTTGYMPMRGNTLRTSTVQSNTKPNLNEAFFVKRELPPDHPDVLANRRFRGANRWPDLPGFRETVIDYCNDLERLVQKMVRLYARALDLPAEYFDAAFQDPQFSLRMTHYPPQEGPAVDEFGLAPHTDTSFLTLLAPNDVPGLSIRTQSGKWIDAPAIPDAYVVNGGQMLQRWTNDFFLATPHRAVNRSGGERYALPFFCDSNIDWPVAAVPTTIGPDRPLKYPTTYYTDYMIWYQKRNYDVLNEAQAAD, from the coding sequence ATGGCCGCCACTGAGACCATCCCCGTCGTCGACCTCGGGCCCTATCTCGCGGGCGAGCCGGGGGCGCTCGACCGCACGGCGAAGGAGCTGCATTTCGCCCTCACCGAGATCGGCTTCTACTTCATCGTCAATCATGGCATCGCGCGCGAGAAGATCCGCCGCGTGTTCGACGAGGTGAAGCGCTTCCACGCCCAGCCGCTGGAGAAGAAGCTGGCGCTCAAGATCGACGAGCATACCACCGGCTACATGCCGATGCGGGGCAATACGCTGCGCACCTCGACGGTGCAGTCGAACACCAAGCCCAACCTCAACGAAGCCTTCTTCGTGAAACGCGAGCTGCCGCCGGATCATCCGGACGTGCTCGCCAACCGCCGCTTTCGAGGGGCGAACCGCTGGCCCGATCTGCCCGGCTTCCGCGAGACCGTGATCGACTACTGCAACGACCTCGAGCGCCTGGTGCAGAAGATGGTGCGTCTCTACGCCCGCGCCCTCGATCTCCCGGCCGAGTATTTCGATGCCGCCTTCCAGGATCCGCAGTTCTCGCTGCGTATGACCCACTATCCGCCGCAGGAAGGGCCGGCGGTCGACGAGTTCGGTCTCGCGCCGCATACCGACACGAGCTTCCTCACCCTGCTGGCACCCAATGACGTGCCGGGTCTCTCGATCCGCACCCAGAGCGGCAAGTGGATCGACGCGCCGGCCATTCCCGACGCCTACGTCGTGAACGGGGGGCAGATGCTGCAGCGCTGGACCAACGACTTCTTCCTCGCCACCCCTCATCGCGCCGTCAACCGCAGCGGCGGCGAGCGCTATGCGCTGCCGTTCTTCTGCGACAGCAACATCGACTGGCCGGTGGCCGCGGTGCCGACTACCATCGGTCCCGACCGGCCGCTGAAGTATCCGACGACCTACTATACCGATTATATGATCTGGTATCAGAAGCGGAACTACGACGTCCTGAACGAAGCGCAGGCAGCCGACTGA
- a CDS encoding 2-oxoglutarate and iron-dependent oxygenase domain-containing protein encodes MVSEAELRRPERSAGSRLTSTDIIPVLDLGPYLAGEPGARERCARELRFALAEIGFYFIVNHGVPPALIADTFREAARFHALPLEQKMAVRIDRHNVGYLPMRGDTLRTSVVQTVTKANLNEAFFVARDLPADHPDVVADRRFRGANRWPGALPGFRKTIVGYCETMERLVRKLVPLYARALDLPATWFDAAFRESQYKLRMTHYPPQDVPADDEFGIAPHTDTSFLTLLAPNDVPGLSIRTPAGKWIEAPAIPNAYVVNGGQLLLRWTNDFFLATPHRAVNRSGGERYALAFFCDSNIDWPIAAVPTTVGPDRPPNYPTTYYTDYMVHYQQRTYDLLKDPQAAD; translated from the coding sequence CTGGTATCAGAAGCGGAACTACGACGTCCTGAACGAAGCGCAGGCAGCCGACTGACGAGCACCGACATCATTCCCGTCCTGGACCTCGGGCCCTATCTCGCGGGCGAGCCGGGGGCGAGGGAACGTTGTGCCCGCGAGCTGCGCTTCGCGCTCGCCGAGATCGGCTTCTACTTCATCGTCAATCATGGCGTACCGCCGGCCCTGATCGCAGACACTTTTCGCGAGGCCGCCCGTTTCCACGCCCTGCCGCTCGAGCAAAAGATGGCGGTGCGGATCGACCGGCACAATGTCGGCTACCTGCCGATGCGCGGCGACACGCTGCGCACCTCGGTGGTGCAGACGGTCACCAAGGCCAACCTCAACGAGGCCTTCTTTGTCGCGCGCGATCTGCCGGCCGATCATCCCGACGTGGTGGCCGACCGGCGGTTCCGCGGCGCCAATCGCTGGCCCGGCGCTCTGCCGGGCTTCCGCAAGACCATCGTCGGTTATTGCGAGACGATGGAGCGGCTGGTGCGGAAGCTGGTGCCGCTCTACGCCCGCGCCCTCGATCTGCCGGCGACCTGGTTCGACGCAGCCTTCCGCGAGAGCCAGTACAAGCTCCGCATGACGCACTATCCGCCGCAGGACGTCCCGGCCGACGACGAGTTCGGCATTGCCCCCCACACCGACACCAGCTTCCTCACCCTGCTCGCGCCCAACGACGTGCCCGGCCTCTCGATCCGCACCCCGGCCGGCAAGTGGATCGAGGCGCCGGCGATCCCCAATGCCTATGTCGTGAATGGCGGCCAGCTCCTGCTGCGCTGGACCAACGACTTCTTCCTCGCGACTCCCCACCGCGCGGTCAACCGCTCCGGCGGCGAGCGCTATGCGCTGGCCTTCTTCTGCGACAGCAACATCGACTGGCCGATCGCCGCCGTGCCGACCACCGTCGGGCCGGACAGGCCGCCGAACTATCCGACGACCTACTACACCGACTACATGGTCCATTATCAGCAGCGCACCTACGACCTGCTGAAGGATCCCCAGGCCGCCGATTGA
- a CDS encoding long-chain-fatty-acid--CoA ligase yields the protein MLGLMQDRPLLISQIIDFAAASYPDVEIVTRTVEGPIHRYGYRQAHKRAKQVAEALQGLGIELGDRVGTIAWNTYRHFELYFGISGLGAVLHTINPRLAPDHVAYIANHAEDKVIFVDLNLLPVVENVYDQLETVKHVVVMTDRAHMPTSKKIPELLCYEELIADKPGTIEWPLFDENTASSLCYTSGTTGNPKGVLYSHRSTMIHSMMMASGPVLALDPDTTILPVVPMFHANAWGLVYAGPFCGTKLVFPGFKLDGASVYELLDKEQVTLSAGVPTVWLALLDYCAQNKLKMSSVKRSLIGGSAVPLAMIERFWKEHQVEVAQGWGMTEMSPLGTLTRFNRGERNLPDAERFAITAKAGRPVFGCEMKIIDDAGNDLPNDGTVSGNLVVRGPWIVKGYMKGAGQSQFLEDDWFMTGDVCKIEPDGSVVITDRSKDVIKSGGEWISSIDLENAAMGCPGVAEAAVIGVHHPKWDERPLLVVVKRPEANVTKEDLLRHLDGKVAKWWMPDDVQFIDAIPHGATGKILKTALRKQFEDYKLPTA from the coding sequence ATGCTGGGCTTGATGCAGGACCGTCCGCTGCTGATTTCGCAGATCATCGACTTCGCCGCCGCGTCCTATCCGGACGTCGAGATCGTGACCCGGACCGTCGAGGGGCCGATCCACCGCTATGGCTACCGGCAGGCGCACAAGCGCGCCAAGCAGGTGGCCGAGGCGCTGCAAGGCCTGGGTATCGAGCTCGGCGACCGTGTCGGCACCATCGCCTGGAACACCTATCGCCACTTCGAGCTCTATTTCGGCATCTCCGGCCTCGGGGCGGTATTGCACACCATCAACCCGCGGCTCGCGCCCGACCACGTGGCCTACATCGCCAACCATGCCGAAGACAAGGTCATCTTCGTCGATCTCAACCTCCTGCCGGTGGTCGAGAACGTCTACGACCAGCTCGAGACCGTGAAGCATGTCGTGGTCATGACCGACCGCGCCCACATGCCGACCTCGAAGAAGATCCCGGAGCTCCTGTGCTACGAGGAGCTGATCGCCGACAAGCCGGGCACGATCGAATGGCCGCTGTTCGACGAGAACACCGCCTCGTCGCTCTGCTACACCTCGGGCACGACCGGCAATCCCAAGGGCGTGCTCTACTCGCACCGCTCGACCATGATCCATTCGATGATGATGGCGTCGGGGCCGGTGCTGGCGCTCGATCCGGACACGACGATCCTGCCCGTGGTGCCGATGTTCCACGCCAACGCCTGGGGGCTCGTCTATGCTGGCCCGTTCTGCGGCACCAAGCTGGTCTTCCCCGGCTTCAAGCTCGACGGCGCCAGCGTCTACGAGCTCCTCGACAAGGAGCAGGTGACCCTGAGCGCCGGCGTGCCGACCGTATGGCTGGCGCTGCTCGACTACTGCGCCCAGAACAAGCTCAAGATGTCGTCCGTGAAGCGCTCGCTGATCGGCGGCTCGGCCGTTCCGCTCGCCATGATCGAGCGCTTCTGGAAGGAGCACCAGGTCGAGGTCGCGCAGGGCTGGGGCATGACCGAGATGAGCCCGCTCGGCACCCTCACCCGCTTCAACCGGGGCGAACGCAATCTGCCCGACGCCGAGCGCTTCGCCATCACCGCCAAGGCCGGCCGGCCGGTGTTCGGCTGCGAGATGAAGATCATCGACGACGCCGGCAACGACCTGCCCAACGACGGCACCGTGTCGGGCAATCTGGTGGTGCGCGGGCCGTGGATCGTGAAGGGCTACATGAAGGGCGCCGGCCAAAGCCAGTTCCTCGAGGACGACTGGTTCATGACGGGCGACGTCTGCAAGATCGAGCCCGACGGCTCGGTGGTCATCACCGACCGCTCCAAGGACGTGATCAAGTCGGGCGGCGAATGGATCAGCTCGATCGATCTGGAGAACGCGGCCATGGGCTGCCCGGGCGTCGCCGAGGCGGCCGTGATCGGCGTCCATCATCCCAAGTGGGACGAGCGGCCGCTGCTGGTCGTGGTGAAACGCCCCGAGGCCAACGTCACCAAGGAGGACCTGCTCAGGCACCTCGACGGCAAGGTCGCCAAATGGTGGATGCCGGACGACGTGCAGTTCATCGACGCCATCCCGCACGGCGCCACCGGCAAGATCCTGAAAACCGCGCTGCGCAAGCAGTTCGAGGACTACAAGCTGCCGACGGCATAG
- a CDS encoding 3-(methylthio)propionyl-CoA ligase, which produces MFGLMQDRPLLIQQLIEHAALNHGDTEIVSRTLEGGIHRYTYRDARQRAKKVAEALLALGIEAGQRIGTLAWNGYRHFELYYGISGMGAVCHTINPRLFPEQIVYIVNHAEDQLLFVDLNLLPAVAALLPQFKTVRYVVAMTDRAHLPGNLAIPNLLVYEELLADKPGRYEWPTFDEHTASSLCYTSGTTGNPKGVLYSHRSTILHAYAAALPDMLDLSARSVVLPVVPMFHVNAWGLPYTSALVGAKLVFPGVALDGASLYELFEQEEVTFTAGVPTVWLALLQHMQANKLKLSTLKHAVIGGSAAPPAMIETFDEDYGVEVLHAWGMSEMSPLGSINHPKAKHLRLSRREQLDLRVKQGRPPFGVEMKIVGGGGRELPRDGKAFGDLLVRGPWVTCGYFKGEGGEILDDDGWFTTGDVATLDADGYMQITDRSKDVIKSGGEWISSIDLENAAMAHPAVAEAAVIGIHHPKWDERPLLIVHKKPGATLDKKELIEFLGTKVAKWWLPDDVQFVEDIPHTATGKILKTRLREDFRDYKLPTAG; this is translated from the coding sequence ATGTTCGGCCTCATGCAGGACCGTCCACTCCTGATCCAGCAGCTCATCGAGCATGCGGCGCTGAACCATGGCGACACCGAGATCGTGTCGCGCACGCTCGAGGGCGGCATTCACCGCTATACCTATCGCGATGCCCGTCAACGGGCGAAGAAGGTGGCCGAGGCCCTGCTGGCGCTCGGCATCGAGGCCGGCCAGCGCATCGGCACGCTGGCCTGGAACGGCTATCGCCACTTCGAGCTCTACTACGGCATCTCCGGCATGGGCGCGGTGTGCCACACGATCAACCCGCGGCTGTTCCCCGAGCAGATCGTCTACATCGTCAACCATGCCGAGGATCAGCTCCTCTTCGTCGACCTCAACCTGCTGCCGGCGGTCGCCGCGCTCCTGCCGCAGTTCAAGACCGTGCGCTACGTCGTGGCCATGACCGATCGCGCCCACCTGCCCGGGAACCTCGCGATCCCGAACCTGCTGGTCTACGAGGAGCTGCTGGCAGACAAGCCAGGCCGTTACGAGTGGCCGACCTTCGACGAGCATACGGCGTCCTCGCTCTGCTACACGTCGGGCACGACCGGCAATCCCAAGGGCGTGCTCTATTCCCACCGCTCGACCATCCTGCACGCCTACGCGGCCGCCCTGCCCGACATGCTCGACCTCTCGGCGCGCTCGGTCGTGCTGCCGGTGGTGCCGATGTTCCATGTCAACGCCTGGGGGCTGCCCTACACCTCGGCGCTGGTCGGCGCCAAGCTGGTGTTCCCGGGCGTCGCCCTCGACGGCGCGAGCCTCTACGAGTTGTTCGAGCAGGAGGAGGTGACGTTCACCGCCGGGGTGCCCACCGTGTGGCTGGCGCTGCTGCAGCACATGCAAGCCAACAAGCTCAAGCTGTCGACGCTGAAACATGCCGTGATCGGCGGCTCGGCGGCACCACCGGCCATGATCGAGACCTTCGACGAGGACTATGGCGTCGAGGTGCTGCACGCCTGGGGCATGAGCGAGATGAGCCCGCTCGGCTCGATCAACCATCCCAAGGCCAAGCACCTCAGGCTCTCGCGTCGCGAGCAGCTCGATCTTCGCGTCAAGCAGGGCCGGCCGCCGTTCGGCGTCGAGATGAAGATCGTGGGCGGAGGCGGCCGGGAGCTGCCGCGCGACGGCAAGGCGTTCGGCGATCTGCTGGTGCGCGGCCCGTGGGTGACCTGCGGCTACTTCAAGGGCGAGGGCGGCGAGATCCTGGACGACGACGGCTGGTTCACGACCGGCGACGTGGCGACCCTCGATGCCGACGGCTACATGCAGATCACCGACCGGTCCAAGGACGTGATCAAGTCGGGGGGCGAATGGATCAGCTCGATCGACCTCGAGAACGCGGCGATGGCCCATCCGGCGGTGGCGGAGGCGGCGGTGATCGGCATCCATCATCCCAAGTGGGACGAGCGGCCGCTCTTGATCGTGCACAAGAAGCCCGGCGCCACGCTCGACAAGAAGGAGCTGATCGAGTTCCTCGGCACCAAGGTGGCCAAATGGTGGCTGCCCGACGATGTGCAGTTCGTCGAAGACATTCCGCATACCGCGACCGGCAAGATCCTGAAGACCCGCCTGCGCGAGGACTTCCGCGACTACAAGCTGCCGACGGCCGGCTGA
- a CDS encoding DUF2182 domain-containing protein, which yields MGILRPSPGAPEPSARPAAAGWPFDRQRGLIAGALVALVALCWLHLARLAADMAAMDPDMTMPSEGALDLVLLLAMWWIMMIGMMLPGAMPMILTFASIARTARARGQPYVPTAIFAAGYLVAWGGFSVVATLAQWGLEQASLLSPMAMRITSPAAGGALFVAAGLYQLTPLKRRCLSHCRSPFGFVLNRWRSGLAGALGMGLEHGLYCLGCCWVLMALLFAVGAMNLLWVIGLAAVVLVEKLFPSGVWIARIGGLLLIAWGVALLVGSLPGP from the coding sequence ATGGGCATTTTGCGCCCTTCGCCTGGGGCGCCTGAGCCGTCGGCGCGGCCGGCCGCGGCCGGCTGGCCGTTCGACCGCCAGCGCGGCCTGATCGCGGGCGCCCTCGTCGCCCTGGTGGCGCTGTGCTGGCTCCATCTCGCCCGTCTCGCCGCCGACATGGCGGCGATGGATCCGGACATGACGATGCCGTCGGAGGGCGCCCTCGATCTCGTCCTCCTGCTCGCCATGTGGTGGATCATGATGATCGGCATGATGCTGCCCGGCGCCATGCCGATGATCCTGACCTTCGCCTCGATCGCCCGCACCGCGCGGGCGCGCGGCCAGCCCTATGTGCCGACCGCGATCTTCGCCGCGGGCTACCTCGTGGCCTGGGGCGGCTTCAGCGTCGTCGCGACGCTCGCGCAATGGGGGCTCGAGCAGGCGAGCCTCCTGTCGCCGATGGCGATGAGGATCACCAGCCCGGCAGCAGGCGGCGCCCTGTTCGTCGCCGCTGGCCTCTACCAGCTGACGCCGCTCAAGCGGCGCTGCCTCAGCCACTGCCGCTCGCCGTTCGGCTTCGTGCTCAACCGCTGGCGAAGCGGGCTCGCCGGCGCGCTGGGCATGGGCCTCGAGCACGGCCTCTACTGTCTCGGCTGCTGCTGGGTCCTGATGGCACTGCTGTTCGCAGTCGGCGCCATGAACCTCCTGTGGGTGATCGGGCTCGCCGCCGTGGTCCTCGTCGAGAAGCTGTTCCCGTCCGGCGTCTGGATCGCCCGGATCGGCGGGCTCCTGCTGATCGCCTGGGGCGTGGCCTTGCTGGTTGGCAGCCTGCCGGGACCCTGA